AGGCCAGTGAGGGCGGTCCCGCGACCGCCGCCGCGGAGGCCGATGAAGGTCTGCCGCCCATCGCACCGCTGCTTGCCAGCGCCAGCCTTGAGGGCGGCGAGCGTGCCTTCCGCAAGTGTGTGGCCTGCCACACTGTCGAAGAGGGCGGCGCCAACAAGGTCGGCCCGAACCTTTGGAATATCGTCAACAAGCCGGTCGCTTCGGTCGACAGTTTCGGTTACTCGACAGCCATGACGGATTACGCGCAGGGCGGCGAAACAAAGTGGAACTACGAAAACCTCAACGCCTTCATCGAAAATCCGCGTAAATATATGCGCGGCACCGCCATGGGTTTTGCCGGCATCAAGAAAGAGGGAGAGCGGGCTGACGTTATCGCCTATCTGCGTTCGCTGTCCAACGATCCCGCACCACTGCCGTCGGCGGATCAACCTGCAGCCGAAGAAGCTTCCGCCCCAACGGAAGAAACCACGGCTGCCGCTGCCGAGGAACCCGCTGCGGCCACGGCCGAGGATTCCAGCACCGCTGATACGGACGCAACCGCAGAGACCGACACGTCCCAGACACCCGCACAGGCGGATGACGCGGCGGCCGGTGACGACAGCGGTTCAACCGAAACGAACAGCGAATAGCTTCACGCAAATGTGTAGCTTCAAAAGCCGGGTCCGCCCGGCTTTTTTGTTGTTTGGCGCGCACGATGCCGAATCGTGCCTGTTCTTTGTCACAATTTGCCCTATGGTGAGCTTGGGCGACGCTACGATTTGCAGCCCGAGCCGGCACAGGGCTCCGCCGGATATTCAGGAGGTCGTTTTTGACGGTTTTTGCACTGTTTGAACGAAAAACACCCGCCGTGGCACTGACCGCCACATTGCTTGCAGCACTGTTTTCATCAATTCCAACCGAATCATCACATGCAGAAGACGTGACCTGGCATCACGGAAGCGCGCTGATCGGCGAACTGAAGTATCCACCCGACTTCAAGCGCTTTGACTATGTCAATCCGGACGCGCCGAAGGGCGGGCGGGTCAATGTCTCTGCCAACGGGTCTTTCGATTCGCTCAATCCGATTCTCGCCAAGGGCGAAATGGCGGAAGGTCTCGGACTGGTTTTTGAAACCCTGATGACACCCTCGCTCGATGAGATCGCATCGGATTACGGCCTGCTGGCTGAAGCGGTCAGCTATCCGGATGACTATTCATCAGCCACCTACCGGCTGCGCAGCGAGGCGCGCTGGCATGACGGAATGCCGGTGACGCCGGAGGATGTCATATGGAGTTTCGAACAGGCCGTGGAACTCGACCCCCAACGGCAGTTCTACTACCAGCATGTCACCGCCGCCGAAAAAACCGCAGACAATGAAGTCACCTTCACATTCGATGAAAAGAACAATCGTGAACTGCCGAAGATTGTCGGCCAGTTGCTGATCCTTCCCAAACACTGGTGGGAAGGAAAGGACAGCGCCGGCAAGCAGCGCTCGATCGCTGCCACAACCCTGGAGCCGCCGATGGGATCAGGACCCTACCGGATTTCGCGCGTCTCGCCCGGTTCAACCGTGATGTTCCAACGTGTCGAAGATTACTGGGGTCTGGACCTGCCGGTAAATATCGGCAGCAACAATTTCGGCGCGATCCAGTACAGCTATTTCGCCGACCGCAATGTGGAGTTTGAAGCCTTCAAGGCCGGCGAAACAGACTTCTGGGTGGAGAACGCGGCCCGGCGCTGGGCCAATGACTACACGTTCCCGGCCGTCAGAGACGGGCGCGTTGTGCGTGAAGAACTGGAAAACCCGTATCGTTCGTCAGGCGTACTGGTGGGTTTCATTCCCAATCTGCGCCGCGAGAAGTTTCAGGACCCGCTGGTGCGCAAGGCGTTGAACCACGCCTTCGACTTCGAGGAACTCAACCGCACGATCTTTTTCGATCAGTATCAGCGTATAGACAGCTTCTTTTACGGCAGTGAGCTTGCGTCAGGCGGAATGCCGGAAGGCCGGGTTCTCGAAATCCTCGAAT
This portion of the Hoeflea prorocentri genome encodes:
- a CDS encoding extracellular solute-binding protein, which codes for MTVFALFERKTPAVALTATLLAALFSSIPTESSHAEDVTWHHGSALIGELKYPPDFKRFDYVNPDAPKGGRVNVSANGSFDSLNPILAKGEMAEGLGLVFETLMTPSLDEIASDYGLLAEAVSYPDDYSSATYRLRSEARWHDGMPVTPEDVIWSFEQAVELDPQRQFYYQHVTAAEKTADNEVTFTFDEKNNRELPKIVGQLLILPKHWWEGKDSAGKQRSIAATTLEPPMGSGPYRISRVSPGSTVMFQRVEDYWGLDLPVNIGSNNFGAIQYSYFADRNVEFEAFKAGETDFWVENAARRWANDYTFPAVRDGRVVREELENPYRSSGVLVGFIPNLRREKFQDPLVRKALNHAFDFEELNRTIFFDQYQRIDSFFYGSELASGGMPEGRVLEILESVRDKLPEEVFTAAYANPVGGDPQKLRNNLREAVKLFREAGYQIKDGKMVNAETGEPFTFEILLNGPIIERVALPYVENLKRIGIDATVRSVDPAQYANRERSRDFDVIYSGWAQSLSPGNEQFEYWGSEAADREGSANYAGIADEGIDELIRKIVFASDRDELIAATKALDIALLAHQFVIPSYTSRVARVAYSSKLKHPDPLPTYSIGFPPIWWSADAAN
- a CDS encoding c-type cytochrome, encoding MNSSFFNAAAGAFLAVVFVVFTVSIASDSIFHSSEPETEGFALEASEGGPATAAAEADEGLPPIAPLLASASLEGGERAFRKCVACHTVEEGGANKVGPNLWNIVNKPVASVDSFGYSTAMTDYAQGGETKWNYENLNAFIENPRKYMRGTAMGFAGIKKEGERADVIAYLRSLSNDPAPLPSADQPAAEEASAPTEETTAAAAEEPAAATAEDSSTADTDATAETDTSQTPAQADDAAAGDDSGSTETNSE